A region from the Triticum aestivum cultivar Chinese Spring chromosome 3D, IWGSC CS RefSeq v2.1, whole genome shotgun sequence genome encodes:
- the LOC123073955 gene encoding LOB domain-containing protein 4-like — MPAARQQQPQQQPACAACKHQRRRCTAECPLARYFPHDRPGLFRSVHRLFGVSNILKTLRRAGPDRARRDDAMRGLAYEAAAWDANPAGGCLPAIVALESQLRQEYGILRRLQAQIHHYRRRLESSPPLSLPPPTADVPPAPTECSNMHYLDEHKYVPASSRLYGNDNSDDGVVAAPSLPWKMQPQYYEGAIANMGGAVSQEENQYQLLLDHTATAGGHQHEYDEISPFLELEGIHADDRHVRTPPDESNSANSWKKMEIKPSTKMEQN, encoded by the exons ATGCCGGCGGCGAggcagcagcagccgcaacagcAGCCCGCGTGCGCGGCCTGCAAGCACCAGCGGCGGCGGTGCACGGCGGAGTGCCCGCTGGCGCGCTACTTCCCGCACGACCGCCCGGGCCTCTTCCGCAGCGTGCACCGCCTCTTCGGCGTCAGCAACATCCTCAAGACGCTCCGCCGCGCTGGCCCCGACCGCGCCCGCCGCGACGACGCCATGCGCGGCCTCGCCTACGAGGCCGCCGCCTGGGACGCCAACCCGGCCGGCGGCTGCCTCCCCGCCATCGTCGCTCTCGAGAGCCAGCTCCGCCAGGAGTACGGCATCCTCCgccgcctccaagcccagatccaCCACTACCGCCGCCGCCTCGAGTCTTCCCCTCCCCTCTCCCTGCCGCCGCCCACCGCAGATGTACCTCCGGCGCCGACCGAGTGTAGCaacatgcactacttggacgagcACAAATACGTACCAGCATCGTCAAGATTATACGGTAATGACAACAGTGACGACGGCGTCGTTGCTGCACCGTCCCTGCCGTGGAAGATGCAGCCGCAGTACTACGAGGGCGCCATTGCCAACATGGGTGGCGCCGTCTCGCAAGAAGAAAACCAGTATCAGTTGTTGCTCGATCACACTGCTACCGCTGGCGGCCATCAGCACGAGTATGACGAGATCTCGCCCTTCTTGGAACTGGAAGGCATCCACGCCGACGACCGCCACGTCCGCACGCCACCGGATGAATCCAACAG CGCGAACTCATGGAAGAAGATGGAGATTAAACCATCGACGAAGATGGAGCAAAATTAA